A segment of the Leptospira andrefontaineae genome:
GAGATATACGGAATTGCCAAGAATTGGTGCATATTGGTGGTGGACACTTGCTTCCAGAAGAAGATCCGAGTTGGGTATCTAAAGCGATCGAAAGGTTCCTTCATACTGTTAAAAAGAAGAGTAAGGAATAATTTAAATGAAATACTTTATTTCAAATTATGAAAATCAAAAATTAGATTCCTCCTCTCGAAAAAAAATGCGGGGAAGTTTTATTCAACTATCAGACGGTATAACGCATTACGAACTAAAAGGGCCAAACGGGGGAGAACTTGTTTTTCTCTTCGGTGGTTTAACGATTCCATTGTTCTATTGGGACGCAATAACTACTGAACTTCATGATAAAGGTTTTCGTACTCTTACCTACAGCGGATACGGTAGAGGCTATTCGGACCGAATTAATGAAAAATATGATTTAACATTATTTGTGCGTCAAGCTTCGGACTTAATTCAGTGTCTGGGTTTGGACGAGGTATATCATGTCGTTGGGGCCTCTATGGGAGCTCTTATTGCGATGGAATTTTCCAAGCAACATGCGTCATTCATTAAGACGCTAACGTTTGTTGGTCCTGCGGGTTTGGCGCGACCTATCTTGTCACCAGATCGAATACTACGATATGATCTACTCGCGAACTTCCTTGCGAAGCATTTTGGGACTCGTTTGCTTGAGCAACATTTGGGACACAATATTCGTGATCCCAAGGACGCTTTGATCTTGGCAAAAATGACTCGAGATGCTTAT
Coding sequences within it:
- a CDS encoding alpha/beta fold hydrolase; translated protein: MKYFISNYENQKLDSSSRKKMRGSFIQLSDGITHYELKGPNGGELVFLFGGLTIPLFYWDAITTELHDKGFRTLTYSGYGRGYSDRINEKYDLTLFVRQASDLIQCLGLDEVYHVVGASMGALIAMEFSKQHASFIKTLTFVGPAGLARPILSPDRILRYDLLANFLAKHFGTRLLEQHLGHNIRDPKDALILAKMTRDAYRIEGSMFALFSTLQNFRLSNRSDLYRGVKNLGIPIQLIWGKDDLVTPIHLMQEALHLLQPQSFQIIDCGHMVPFERPGQLAEHFNSFILSSQKGISHGK